A part of Bacteroidia bacterium genomic DNA contains:
- a CDS encoding site-specific DNA-methyltransferase: MQNLLIYGENIQGLNYLLETQKLKGKIDLVYIDPPFATGGNFTLSEGRAATISSTKNGDIAYSDKLLGTAFIDFLKERLILVKELLSGRGSIYVHTDYKIGHYVKVMMDEVFGMENFRNDISRVKCNPKNFDRLGYGNIKDMILFYSKSSSPIWNEPREKYSEKDLIKLFPKVDKDGRHYTTVPIHAPGETENGNSGQIFKGRKPPKGRHWRTDVATLEEWDKNGLIEWSSKGNPRKIIYADEREGKRVQDIWSFKDPQYTRYPTEKNSDLLDLIIRTSSEPDSIVLDCFCGSGTTLKSAEKNGRTWIGIDQSEYAIKATKEKLSGGKNSVITAGEYFQFVELGSN, encoded by the coding sequence ATGCAGAATTTACTCATATATGGTGAAAATATACAAGGACTCAATTACCTTTTGGAAACTCAAAAACTGAAAGGGAAAATTGACCTTGTCTATATTGACCCGCCTTTCGCTACCGGAGGAAATTTTACCCTTTCTGAAGGGCGCGCCGCGACGATCAGCAGTACAAAAAATGGAGACATTGCTTATTCTGATAAGCTGTTAGGCACAGCATTTATTGATTTTTTAAAAGAAAGGTTGATTCTGGTTAAAGAGCTTTTATCCGGGCGGGGGTCCATCTATGTCCATACCGACTATAAAATCGGTCATTACGTCAAAGTGATGATGGATGAAGTCTTTGGAATGGAAAATTTCCGGAATGATATCTCCCGAGTAAAATGTAACCCCAAAAATTTTGACCGGCTGGGATATGGAAATATCAAAGACATGATTCTTTTTTATTCTAAATCCTCCTCCCCTATCTGGAATGAGCCCCGGGAAAAATATTCTGAGAAAGATTTGATCAAACTTTTTCCGAAAGTAGATAAAGATGGAAGGCATTATACAACTGTTCCGATCCACGCGCCGGGAGAAACGGAAAATGGAAATTCCGGTCAGATTTTTAAAGGGAGAAAACCTCCCAAAGGCAGGCATTGGCGCACGGATGTGGCGACTTTGGAGGAGTGGGATAAAAACGGGTTGATTGAATGGTCATCGAAAGGCAACCCGCGGAAAATCATTTATGCAGATGAGCGTGAGGGAAAAAGGGTTCAGGATATCTGGTCATTTAAAGATCCGCAGTACACCCGTTATCCGACGGAAAAAAATTCTGATCTTCTGGATCTGATTATCCGCACTTCTTCCGAGCCCGATAGTATTGTGCTGGATTGTTTTTGCGGATCGGGTACCACGTTAAAATCAGCAGAAAAAAATGGACGCACTTGGATCGGTATCGATCAATCTGAATATGCGATAAAAGCCACAAAGGAAAAGCTGTCTGGCGGGAAAAATTCAGTGATAACCGCGGGTGAATATTTTCAATTTGTGGAGTTGGGTTCGAATTAA
- a CDS encoding NlpC/P60 family protein, which translates to MLYFASEAVIPVRSSPQESAEMETQLIFGETCLCLEQIPSWWKIRVSDDNYEGWVNPRMLLKIPEETLLQTTDWRYVINGSLKMNDGSVMRLPLGARIPETPDHIIRVNGQTWRIQPDLESLANQHAHNKIDVARLFMNTPYLWGGKSGYGIDCSGLTQQVFRMCGIQLPRNASQQAGTGMEIDFEERDSGDLVFFSKPNQNKITHVGILSSKDSVIHSSGKVREDIFDKKGILHRENGELTHQLVIIRRW; encoded by the coding sequence ATGCTATATTTTGCCAGTGAAGCCGTAATACCGGTCCGCAGTTCCCCTCAGGAATCTGCGGAAATGGAAACCCAGCTCATTTTCGGAGAAACTTGCCTATGCCTGGAACAAATACCCAGCTGGTGGAAAATCCGGGTATCTGACGATAACTACGAAGGGTGGGTCAATCCCCGTATGCTGTTAAAAATACCTGAAGAAACGCTTCTTCAAACCACAGACTGGCGGTATGTGATCAACGGTAGCCTGAAAATGAACGATGGTTCTGTTATGCGCCTGCCCTTAGGTGCCCGTATTCCAGAAACACCTGATCACATTATCCGTGTCAACGGACAGACCTGGCGTATTCAACCCGACCTCGAATCATTGGCAAATCAACATGCCCACAACAAAATAGACGTCGCACGCCTGTTTATGAATACCCCTTATCTCTGGGGTGGGAAATCGGGATATGGAATTGATTGCTCCGGGCTCACTCAGCAAGTCTTCCGGATGTGCGGAATACAACTTCCGAGAAATGCTTCCCAACAGGCCGGGACCGGAATGGAAATAGATTTTGAAGAAAGAGATTCCGGCGATCTGGTATTTTTTTCAAAACCTAACCAAAATAAAATCACACACGTAGGAATTCTAAGCAGTAAAGATTCCGTAATACATTCATCCGGAAAAGTTAGAGAAGATATATTTGACAAAAAGGGTATCCTCCACCGCGAAAATGGTGAGTTAACACATCAACTGGTCATAATACGGCGATGGTAA
- a CDS encoding acetylxylan esterase, translating into MNQKFYIRLILLLIFTGSLSLQAQPKRDRDRVQVIVSPEETDWTYQTGDRADFHVMVLRDGQPIANQAITYKIGPEMLPATETGELTLKEGHGTIKGLKMKDPGFLRCEAEAVVDGKTYRSWGTAGFSPEQLRPVVVPPLDFKDFWTQAKAELANIPIDARMTLLPERCTEKTNVYHLSLANIGGSRYYGILCVPKAPGKYPALLHVPGAGARPYYGNVTDADKGVITLTVGIHGVPVTMDTDVYNDMMRGAISGYWINKLDDKDQYYYKRVYLGCVRAIDYIFSMQEFNGTELAVTGGSQGGALSIVIAGLDSRVKYLAAFYPALCDLTGYLEGRAGGWPHMFRDFNAEAHPKWKEVSAYYDVVNFARQVTIPGWYSWGYNDNVCPPTSTFSAYNVIDAPKELYLAYETAHWTFPEQQEIANKWLMEKLGVR; encoded by the coding sequence ATGAATCAAAAATTTTACATCCGACTCATTCTGCTGCTCATCTTTACGGGTAGCCTTTCTCTTCAGGCGCAACCCAAAAGAGACCGCGATCGCGTGCAGGTCATCGTATCGCCCGAAGAAACCGACTGGACTTACCAAACCGGCGACCGGGCAGATTTCCATGTCATGGTTCTGCGCGATGGGCAACCTATTGCCAATCAGGCCATCACTTACAAAATCGGTCCAGAAATGCTCCCCGCCACAGAAACGGGCGAACTCACCCTCAAAGAAGGACATGGCACGATCAAAGGACTGAAAATGAAAGATCCCGGATTTTTGCGCTGTGAAGCAGAGGCCGTCGTTGACGGGAAAACCTACCGTTCCTGGGGAACTGCCGGATTTTCTCCCGAACAACTTCGACCTGTCGTCGTGCCACCACTGGATTTTAAAGACTTTTGGACACAGGCAAAGGCCGAGCTCGCCAATATCCCGATTGATGCCAGGATGACCCTTTTGCCCGAACGTTGTACTGAAAAAACCAATGTCTATCATCTCAGCCTCGCCAATATTGGCGGCAGCCGCTACTACGGCATTCTTTGTGTGCCCAAAGCGCCCGGCAAATATCCCGCGCTGCTACATGTGCCCGGCGCGGGTGCAAGGCCCTATTATGGAAATGTGACAGATGCAGACAAAGGCGTGATTACTCTGACCGTAGGCATTCACGGCGTACCGGTAACGATGGATACAGACGTTTACAACGACATGATGCGCGGTGCCATCAGTGGATACTGGATCAACAAACTCGACGACAAAGACCAGTATTATTACAAAAGAGTGTATTTGGGTTGTGTCAGAGCCATTGACTACATTTTCTCCATGCAGGAATTTAACGGAACAGAGCTGGCCGTAACGGGTGGAAGCCAGGGTGGGGCACTTTCCATTGTCATAGCCGGTCTTGACTCCCGGGTAAAATATCTCGCAGCTTTTTATCCCGCCCTTTGCGACCTGACAGGTTATCTCGAAGGACGCGCCGGCGGCTGGCCACATATGTTTCGCGATTTCAACGCTGAGGCACATCCCAAATGGAAGGAAGTTTCTGCCTATTACGACGTCGTAAATTTTGCCCGTCAGGTGACCATTCCCGGATGGTATTCGTGGGGATATAATGATAATGTTTGTCCGCCAACTTCCACATTTTCAGCCTACAACGTCATCGATGCACCCAAAGAACTTTATCTGGCCTACGAAACCGCCCACTGGACCTTCCCCGAGCAACAGGAAATCGCCAACAAATGGCTCATGGAAAAACTGGGGGTCAGATAG
- a CDS encoding Gfo/Idh/MocA family oxidoreductase, translated as MKDKNNSTTSYSRRQFVKSTALAAAGLTIVPRHVLGRGFIPPSDKLNIAAIGCGGKGFSDIKNAWNNGAENVTALCDVDTSSASRARELLPNAKFYKDFRVMLEEMNSDIDAVTISTPDHVHGLAAMTAMQLGKHVYVQKPLTHNIREARMLTEAARKYKVVSQMGNQGASNPGQQQMIDWFSKGIIGKVHTVHVWTNRPVWPQGIPVPTEKPPMPEQLSKSDWDLFIGPADYVDYHPLYHPFKWRGWWNFGTGALGDMGCHLIDPPFRVLGLGYPTEVECSVGQVFTKDWVPEYIPEGCPPSSYVQLSFGPTEKNKSPLKMIWSDGGIRPFHPDLIPAADWLGEKGSANGVLMIGTKGIMSCGVYGLTPQVYLKSGEKLTMPEDYHTSNPNEKLTEYGHQVSWAQACKAGFGTNEHKALTSSFDYSGPLTETVLMGNLAIRSYSLANNPTERGKADYYGRKKLLWDGPNMKITNFDEANQFVGRQYRKGWEV; from the coding sequence ATGAAAGATAAAAACAACTCAACAACCAGTTACTCCCGCCGTCAATTTGTGAAAAGTACGGCGCTTGCGGCCGCTGGCCTTACCATTGTGCCCCGCCACGTGCTGGGCAGAGGATTTATTCCGCCGAGCGACAAACTCAATATCGCTGCCATCGGCTGCGGAGGGAAAGGATTCTCCGATATCAAAAATGCCTGGAACAACGGAGCAGAAAACGTCACCGCCCTATGCGATGTGGACACCAGCTCCGCCTCCCGTGCGCGCGAACTTCTCCCAAACGCCAAATTTTACAAAGACTTCCGCGTCATGCTGGAAGAAATGAACAGCGACATCGACGCTGTCACCATTTCCACCCCCGACCACGTACACGGCCTCGCCGCCATGACTGCCATGCAACTGGGCAAACACGTCTATGTACAAAAGCCCCTCACGCACAATATCCGCGAGGCCCGCATGCTCACCGAAGCTGCCCGCAAATACAAAGTTGTATCGCAAATGGGCAACCAGGGCGCATCCAACCCCGGCCAGCAGCAGATGATCGACTGGTTTTCAAAAGGGATCATCGGAAAGGTGCACACCGTTCATGTCTGGACAAACCGTCCGGTATGGCCGCAGGGAATTCCTGTTCCGACAGAAAAACCACCCATGCCCGAACAGCTCAGCAAGTCAGACTGGGATCTGTTTATCGGACCGGCCGATTATGTAGATTATCATCCGCTGTATCACCCGTTTAAATGGCGCGGCTGGTGGAATTTTGGTACAGGCGCGTTGGGCGATATGGGATGTCATCTGATCGACCCGCCATTTCGGGTGTTGGGATTGGGATATCCGACCGAGGTTGAGTGCAGCGTAGGGCAGGTATTTACCAAAGACTGGGTGCCGGAATATATTCCCGAAGGATGTCCGCCTTCTTCTTATGTACAATTGTCTTTCGGACCAACAGAAAAAAATAAATCCCCCCTGAAAATGATCTGGTCCGACGGCGGCATTCGTCCGTTTCATCCCGACCTGATTCCGGCCGCGGACTGGCTCGGCGAGAAGGGAAGCGCCAACGGCGTGCTGATGATCGGCACCAAAGGCATCATGAGTTGCGGCGTATACGGACTTACCCCACAGGTTTACCTCAAAAGCGGCGAAAAACTCACTATGCCTGAAGACTATCACACCAGCAACCCCAACGAAAAACTTACGGAATATGGCCACCAGGTATCGTGGGCGCAGGCGTGTAAGGCAGGATTTGGCACCAATGAACATAAAGCATTGACCTCATCATTTGACTATTCGGGTCCATTGACCGAAACCGTGCTCATGGGCAACCTCGCCATCCGGAGTTATTCCCTCGCCAACAATCCCACCGAACGCGGCAAAGCGGACTATTATGGCAGAAAAAAACTGTTGTGGGACGGCCCGAATATGAAGATCACCAACTTCGACGAAGCCAACCAATTTGTGGGACGGCAGTACCGGAAGGGGTGGGAGGTGTAG
- the dacB gene encoding D-alanyl-D-alanine carboxypeptidase/D-alanyl-D-alanine-endopeptidase produces the protein MKICFYSLPVWFFVIFPVMSFSQVSTYAQLKTAINALDKENDMRTASWSICVMDASNGQILAEFDKDRNLATASTMKTITTATALSLLGPEYRFETVLQHDGKIDDQGVLQGNIYIKGSGDPSLGSDRFGENYDMPHVMNIWSQAIKAAGITSINGRIIGDASVFSSQLTPGEWPWEDMGNYYGAGAAGLNLNENYYRLDLKPGASVGSATEIIRTDPPMQISFVNELTTGSAGSGDNAYIFGASYTDLRYIRGTIPAGSSVFSIKGSIPDPALFCATRFTEELNLCGVKVSGNPSTIRLEKIIGNPVSASRKDIYTHTSPTLRDIIYQTNMYSINLYAEALGKKVAVEKGREGSAKEGAEAMEDYWRAQGVLTKGMFLRDGSGLSPNNVLSTFQLTSILCKMYKNRYFADFEASLPVAGKSGSLKSMLKGTVAENRLRAKSGFISGVRAYAGYAETLTGKVVAFTIIANHYDCSPGEMRRKMEVLMVKIVEGK, from the coding sequence ATGAAAATCTGTTTTTACAGCCTTCCTGTGTGGTTTTTTGTGATTTTTCCTGTTATGTCTTTTTCCCAGGTCTCTACTTACGCCCAGCTTAAAACTGCAATAAATGCGCTGGACAAAGAAAATGACATGCGTACGGCAAGCTGGAGTATTTGCGTAATGGATGCCAGTAATGGACAAATTCTCGCCGAATTTGACAAAGACCGGAATCTGGCTACGGCCTCGACAATGAAAACGATTACTACTGCCACGGCTTTATCGTTGCTGGGGCCTGAATATCGGTTTGAAACGGTTTTACAGCATGACGGAAAAATTGACGATCAGGGTGTACTGCAAGGTAATATTTACATCAAAGGGAGTGGTGACCCTTCACTGGGTAGTGACAGGTTTGGTGAAAACTACGATATGCCACATGTGATGAATATCTGGTCGCAGGCAATAAAAGCTGCGGGCATCACTTCGATAAATGGCCGCATCATCGGCGATGCCTCTGTTTTTTCTTCCCAGCTTACGCCGGGTGAATGGCCATGGGAAGACATGGGCAATTATTACGGCGCCGGCGCTGCCGGGCTCAACCTCAACGAAAATTATTACCGGCTGGACCTGAAACCGGGTGCTTCCGTGGGAAGTGCTACCGAGATTATCCGTACCGATCCTCCGATGCAGATATCTTTTGTCAATGAACTGACGACAGGCAGTGCCGGATCCGGCGACAATGCGTATATATTTGGCGCTTCTTATACAGATCTCAGGTATATCAGAGGTACGATTCCTGCTGGCTCATCCGTATTTTCTATCAAAGGCTCTATTCCTGATCCGGCATTATTTTGCGCTACCCGTTTTACAGAAGAGCTGAATCTCTGTGGAGTAAAAGTGTCTGGAAATCCATCAACTATCAGGCTTGAAAAAATCATTGGCAATCCAGTTTCTGCCAGCCGCAAAGATATTTATACTCATACTTCGCCTACCCTGCGGGATATTATCTACCAAACGAATATGTACAGCATCAATCTGTATGCAGAAGCGCTGGGCAAAAAGGTTGCTGTAGAAAAAGGGCGCGAAGGAAGTGCAAAAGAGGGCGCCGAAGCGATGGAGGATTACTGGCGAGCGCAAGGGGTACTTACCAAGGGGATGTTTCTCCGGGATGGAAGTGGGTTATCGCCCAATAATGTGCTGAGTACTTTTCAGCTGACATCGATTCTCTGTAAAATGTATAAAAACCGCTACTTTGCCGATTTTGAAGCCTCACTTCCGGTCGCAGGTAAATCCGGATCCCTTAAATCTATGTTGAAAGGTACCGTAGCTGAAAACCGCCTTCGGGCAAAAAGTGGATTTATTTCCGGTGTGCGTGCTTATGCGGGGTATGCAGAAACGCTGACGGGAAAAGTTGTGGCGTTTACAATTATTGCCAATCACTATGATTGCAGCCCGGGAGAGATGCGCAGGAAAATGGAAGTTTTGATGGTAAAAATAGTAGAGGGGAAATGA
- a CDS encoding carbohydrate binding domain-containing protein, with the protein MTRPILTLLLSWFSILPAFSQNFSGGFSFPLPGYDSTSQTYLPVFPRYTITDFIDSDGNGHFTSGGAPIRFWGGNLTTGGCFPPTNLAPQIAGRMRKMGINLLRFHHMDNPWTDNSGTIFIRGTGNTRQLSPTSLDRLFALLAAMKNEGVYANINLHVSRTFLPGDGVLNADSIGEFGKGVTIFDRQLITLQKEYATQLLGTINPYTGVPLANDPVVAMVEITNENTLYGFWKENKLSPFANGGGIMKRHADSLDQRWYDFLIQKYGNQSTLAAAWDVSGMNQTGTQQLLNPGFESGTQNWMLELHSGASATFTADNQSPASGSQSGKVTVNTVTGTNWHLQFMQAGMTFQKDSSYQIKFKARADRVRQINAGVMRHNDPYTWYGGASFQLTTQWQTYTFTVSAPENNVGQVRLTFDFNNQTGPVWFDDFSMGKPVITGLEPGEDLTSGTIRRIPYAERLSFHPQRVADMAEFYLEIQKAYFNEMRSFLRDSLGVQVPISGVNAMTGPGDVYSASDLDYVDDHSYWDHPWFPNVPWSATDWQINNSPMLQNERLGTIPSVLGGLQVADKPFTLSEYNHAYPNIYQVEMVPILAGYSALHGVDGIMFFTYHEETGNWDSDRVPGYFALGRNHAVMGLFPVYAWAFRNGIIPEDPQPHVVDYTKDYIFGLPLQDNAGRWEHFVPYDNLISLTHGVKIGDTDATSPSGLSPASTPSSVYYANNTLRFAPNPGALTIETDKLLSITGNLPGMGGYQSGPLKMISGNHFGSVNWVSLTDDVLRGASRSLIAVSSRIQNTGMLWQGASTVNNNWGSAPTKIQSLNLDLELNIIADSIHLIPLDATGAAQQGKTRTILPQANGKFRFQLYQDTDQTMWYGMEAFGITIGVDPRLPETAVRLYPNPAVEKVRLEADTPIKRWELTDLSGRTIKSGHPAEPQTEINLSELAAGMYMVRVYMREGVVVKKVYRE; encoded by the coding sequence ATGACACGACCAATACTGACGCTGCTACTGAGCTGGTTTTCAATTTTGCCGGCATTTTCCCAAAACTTTTCCGGTGGATTTTCCTTTCCTCTGCCCGGATATGATTCTACATCTCAGACCTATCTGCCCGTTTTCCCCCGATATACGATTACCGATTTTATCGACTCTGATGGAAACGGACATTTTACCTCAGGTGGCGCACCCATTCGGTTTTGGGGTGGAAACCTGACTACCGGCGGTTGTTTTCCCCCGACAAATCTGGCCCCTCAGATTGCAGGAAGAATGAGGAAAATGGGCATAAACCTCCTCCGGTTTCACCATATGGACAATCCATGGACAGACAACAGCGGAACCATATTTATCAGAGGTACAGGAAATACCCGCCAACTCAGCCCTACCAGTCTCGACCGGTTGTTTGCATTGCTGGCAGCGATGAAAAATGAAGGCGTTTATGCGAATATCAACCTTCATGTTTCCCGGACATTTTTACCCGGAGACGGTGTATTGAATGCCGACTCAATCGGAGAGTTTGGCAAAGGTGTAACCATTTTCGACAGACAACTCATAACACTTCAAAAAGAATACGCCACCCAGCTTCTCGGAACAATTAATCCATATACCGGAGTTCCTTTGGCCAATGATCCCGTCGTGGCAATGGTCGAAATCACCAATGAAAATACCCTCTACGGATTCTGGAAGGAAAACAAACTCAGCCCCTTCGCCAATGGCGGCGGGATTATGAAACGCCACGCCGATTCGCTCGACCAGCGGTGGTATGATTTTCTGATCCAGAAGTATGGAAACCAGTCCACCCTTGCCGCTGCCTGGGACGTAAGCGGCATGAACCAGACCGGAACCCAGCAATTGCTCAATCCAGGGTTTGAATCCGGCACACAAAACTGGATGCTTGAACTCCATTCCGGCGCATCGGCTACTTTCACTGCAGACAACCAGTCTCCCGCTTCCGGCAGTCAGTCAGGAAAAGTAACCGTCAATACCGTTACCGGTACCAACTGGCACTTACAGTTTATGCAGGCAGGAATGACTTTTCAGAAAGACTCATCGTATCAGATAAAATTTAAGGCCAGAGCCGACCGGGTGCGCCAGATCAATGCCGGCGTCATGCGGCACAATGATCCCTATACCTGGTATGGCGGTGCGTCTTTCCAACTGACTACCCAATGGCAGACCTATACCTTTACTGTCAGCGCACCCGAAAATAACGTCGGCCAGGTCAGATTGACCTTCGACTTCAACAATCAAACCGGCCCTGTGTGGTTTGACGACTTTTCAATGGGAAAACCCGTGATCACCGGGCTTGAGCCGGGTGAAGACCTTACCTCAGGTACAATCCGGCGCATTCCCTATGCAGAAAGGCTCAGCTTTCATCCGCAACGGGTGGCGGATATGGCCGAGTTTTACCTCGAAATACAAAAAGCCTATTTCAACGAAATGCGGAGTTTCCTTCGCGACAGCCTCGGGGTACAGGTTCCCATTTCAGGGGTAAATGCCATGACAGGCCCGGGCGATGTGTATTCGGCTTCCGACCTGGACTATGTCGATGACCATAGCTACTGGGATCACCCCTGGTTTCCCAACGTACCCTGGTCCGCCACCGACTGGCAGATCAACAATAGCCCGATGTTGCAGAATGAGCGCCTCGGCACCATTCCTTCCGTACTTGGCGGATTGCAGGTGGCAGATAAACCCTTCACCCTCAGCGAGTACAACCATGCCTATCCTAATATTTATCAGGTAGAAATGGTGCCAATACTCGCCGGGTACAGCGCCCTTCACGGAGTGGACGGGATCATGTTTTTTACTTACCACGAAGAAACCGGCAATTGGGACAGCGACCGCGTGCCCGGATACTTTGCCCTTGGAAGAAACCACGCGGTGATGGGATTATTTCCCGTTTATGCATGGGCTTTCAGGAATGGGATTATCCCCGAAGACCCTCAACCCCACGTGGTCGATTATACCAAAGACTATATATTTGGCCTCCCCCTACAGGACAATGCAGGAAGGTGGGAACATTTTGTGCCTTACGACAACCTCATTTCCCTTACCCACGGCGTAAAAATCGGAGATACGGATGCCACTTCCCCTTCAGGCCTGAGTCCGGCTTCGACACCATCGTCGGTTTATTATGCCAATAATACACTTCGTTTTGCCCCCAATCCCGGAGCCCTTACCATTGAAACAGACAAACTCCTGTCGATCACCGGAAATCTGCCTGGCATGGGCGGATATCAGAGCGGCCCGCTGAAAATGATCAGCGGCAACCATTTTGGCAGTGTCAACTGGGTTTCGCTGACTGACGATGTTTTACGTGGCGCTTCGCGTTCACTGATAGCTGTCAGTTCGCGCATACAGAATACAGGCATGCTTTGGCAGGGAGCGAGTACCGTCAACAACAACTGGGGAAGTGCCCCCACCAAAATCCAGTCATTGAATCTCGACCTCGAACTCAACATCATCGCCGACTCGATCCACCTTATTCCCCTCGATGCAACGGGTGCTGCGCAGCAGGGAAAAACCCGCACGATTTTACCGCAGGCAAACGGAAAATTCCGCTTTCAGCTTTACCAGGACACAGACCAGACGATGTGGTATGGAATGGAAGCCTTTGGCATCACCATTGGCGTAGATCCACGACTACCCGAAACGGCGGTACGCCTCTACCCCAACCCGGCGGTTGAAAAAGTAAGGCTGGAAGCCGATACCCCCATCAAACGATGGGAGCTTACCGACCTTTCAGGCCGCACGATCAAAAGCGGGCACCCCGCAGAGCCACAAACAGAAATCAACCTGAGCGAACTTGCCGCAGGTATGTACATGGTGCGCGTGTATATGCGGGAGGGAGTTGTGGTGAAGAAAGTGTATCGGGAGTGA
- a CDS encoding HNH endonuclease produces MVIRDSVLVLNQDYQAISVCSAERAFVLVFLKKAEMLTYDPHVKLSSVNRNFQYPSIIRLHRFINLPFKKVNLSRQNIFKRDRNRCVYCGTKDTLTIDHVIPKSMGGRDSWDNLVTACQRCNSKKGNMTPEQAGMEMRHQPFRPSFVMFLSNFSGNIRDDWKPYLYMS; encoded by the coding sequence ATGGTAATAAGAGATAGTGTTCTAGTCCTGAATCAGGATTATCAGGCAATCAGTGTATGTTCGGCAGAACGGGCTTTCGTACTGGTATTTCTTAAAAAAGCAGAAATGCTGACCTACGATCCTCATGTAAAACTAAGCTCAGTCAACCGGAATTTTCAATATCCATCCATTATCCGCCTCCACCGCTTTATCAATCTCCCCTTCAAAAAAGTGAATCTGTCCCGGCAAAATATATTTAAAAGAGACAGAAACCGATGTGTGTATTGCGGAACCAAAGATACACTCACCATTGATCACGTCATCCCGAAATCCATGGGCGGAAGAGACTCGTGGGACAATCTCGTGACAGCCTGCCAAAGATGTAACTCTAAAAAAGGAAATATGACCCCGGAGCAGGCAGGCATGGAAATGCGCCACCAACCATTCCGACCTTCCTTTGTGATGTTTCTGAGCAACTTCTCGGGAAATATCCGCGACGACTGGAAGCCCTATTTGTACATGTCCTGA